A portion of the Acidisarcina polymorpha genome contains these proteins:
- a CDS encoding nicotinate phosphoribosyltransferase has product MIVNFAERAHNHNWNLDPITRSLLDTDFYKLLMLQFIWKHFPATNASFDLINRSTSVRLADMISREELVAQLEHVRTLRFHKSELIWLAGNTFYGRKGIFEPAFLEWLERDFSLSDYELWIEDGQFRLQFDGPWTSTTMWELYALSILDELKTRASLKGMTEIDLDMFYARAKTKLWSKMERLRGVPCLRIADFGTRRRHSFLWQEYAINLARTALGDCFAGTSNTYMAYKHDMEAIGTNAHELPMALAALANNDEELQSSQYRVLELWQQTYQGELLIMLPDTFGTTQFLKSAPQWTANWTGQRVDSKDPFLAGDEYIDWLVQRGKDPRTKLLIASDALDVDIILSLHAYFSGMILGDATPHDFYSAADFLDPEKWVPSRRIRFSSGWGTLLTNDFRGCDPGDGDQFDPISLVCKLTSADGRPAVKLSDNYAKATGLPEEIERYRRVFGTAGVANVPVLV; this is encoded by the coding sequence GTGATTGTCAACTTTGCCGAGCGGGCCCACAACCATAACTGGAACCTGGATCCGATCACCCGTTCATTGCTCGATACCGATTTCTACAAGCTGCTGATGCTGCAGTTCATCTGGAAGCACTTCCCTGCGACTAATGCCTCCTTCGATCTGATCAACCGCTCGACCTCGGTGCGGTTAGCCGACATGATCTCGCGCGAAGAGCTGGTCGCCCAGCTTGAACACGTGCGTACTCTGCGCTTCCACAAGTCGGAGTTGATCTGGCTGGCGGGCAACACCTTCTACGGCCGCAAGGGGATCTTCGAGCCGGCCTTCCTGGAGTGGCTGGAGCGCGATTTCAGCCTCTCCGACTACGAGCTCTGGATCGAAGACGGACAGTTCCGGCTGCAGTTCGACGGGCCCTGGACCTCGACCACGATGTGGGAGCTCTATGCCCTGTCCATCCTCGATGAACTCAAAACCCGTGCCAGCCTCAAGGGCATGACCGAGATCGACCTTGACATGTTCTACGCTCGCGCCAAGACCAAGCTCTGGAGCAAGATGGAGCGGCTCCGCGGAGTACCCTGTCTCAGAATCGCCGACTTTGGCACCCGGCGGCGGCACAGCTTTCTCTGGCAGGAATATGCCATCAACCTGGCGCGCACCGCCCTCGGCGATTGCTTCGCCGGCACTTCGAATACCTACATGGCCTACAAACACGACATGGAAGCCATCGGGACCAACGCTCATGAACTGCCGATGGCGCTCGCCGCTCTGGCCAACAACGATGAAGAGCTGCAGTCCTCGCAATACCGGGTCCTCGAGCTATGGCAGCAGACCTACCAGGGCGAACTGCTCATCATGCTGCCTGATACCTTCGGCACCACCCAATTTTTGAAATCCGCACCGCAATGGACCGCCAACTGGACCGGCCAGCGCGTCGACAGCAAAGACCCGTTCCTCGCCGGCGATGAATACATCGACTGGCTGGTTCAACGAGGCAAAGACCCGCGAACCAAGCTGTTGATCGCCTCCGATGCCCTTGACGTGGACATCATCCTCAGCCTGCACGCCTACTTCTCCGGGATGATCCTCGGCGATGCCACGCCCCATGATTTCTATTCCGCCGCAGATTTTCTCGACCCCGAAAAGTGGGTGCCCAGTCGCCGCATCCGCTTCAGCTCCGGTTGGGGAACTTTACTCACGAACGATTTCCGCGGCTGCGATCCCGGCGACGGCGACCAGTTCGACCCCATCAGCCTGGTTTGCAAACTCACCAGCGCCGATGGACGGCCAGCCGTGAAACTCTCGGACAACTATGCCAAAGCCACCGGCCTCCCCGAAGAGATCGAACGCTATCGCCGCGTCTTCGGCACCGCGGGAGTCGCCAACGTTCCGGTACTCGTGTGA
- the phoU gene encoding phosphate signaling complex protein PhoU: MPRIHFHQQLDALKDKLLAMAALSQQAVQAAVDAYLQRDPGLCQYVRDNEAAINLAHREVDEMAYELLAKEQPMAIDLRFILSVIKINSDLERIGDQSMGIARRTLDLLEYESADLPVDVGGMGEVASRMIRTAIQALLDADALVAESVMTMDDEIDRMNRVARSGLIGVIQETPDVTIQALNGILISRSLERIADHASNIAADVIFWVRGADVRHQLSLAVD, from the coding sequence TTGCCGAGAATCCACTTCCACCAGCAACTCGATGCACTGAAGGACAAGCTGCTTGCGATGGCGGCCTTATCGCAGCAGGCCGTGCAGGCAGCGGTGGATGCCTATCTGCAGCGGGATCCCGGGCTGTGCCAGTATGTTCGGGACAATGAAGCCGCCATCAACCTGGCACACCGCGAAGTCGACGAGATGGCTTATGAGCTTCTCGCCAAAGAGCAGCCGATGGCAATCGATCTGAGATTCATTCTGTCCGTGATCAAAATCAATAGCGATCTGGAACGGATCGGCGATCAGTCGATGGGTATCGCCCGCAGGACGCTGGATCTGCTGGAGTACGAAAGCGCAGACCTTCCAGTTGACGTCGGCGGGATGGGTGAAGTCGCGTCGCGCATGATCCGAACCGCAATTCAAGCGCTGCTGGACGCAGACGCCTTGGTCGCCGAATCGGTCATGACGATGGACGATGAGATCGACCGTATGAACCGGGTTGCTCGCAGTGGGTTGATCGGCGTGATCCAGGAGACTCCTGATGTCACCATTCAGGCGCTGAACGGGATCCTTATATCCCGGAGCCTGGAGCGGATTGCCGATCACGCCTCGAACATTGCAGCGGATGTGATTTTCTGGGTGCGGGGCGCGGACGTGCGCCACCAACTGAGTCTGGCAGTAGACTGA
- a CDS encoding phenylalanine 4-monooxygenase: protein MMITAMGKPEAEAASSYLVQQDWAAYTAEQHGIWAELVRRRMPELREHACAEYLAGFEAIGLQEDSIPNLTEISQRLEPRTGWNSTPVSGFLPPAAFFEMLAGRRFPTTTWLRGRESLEYIPQPDIFHDVFGHVPMHAHPVFADFLQQYGKVCAALHDKDALERMGRLFWFTVEFGVIRQGGQIKLYGSGLISSPGESQHVLRALNGSGPEIRDFNLDQVLNQKFLVSEMQKVLYAVDSFEQIYDAAREAERRL, encoded by the coding sequence ATGATGATAACTGCGATGGGAAAGCCGGAAGCGGAAGCAGCTAGTTCCTACCTGGTACAGCAGGACTGGGCCGCGTATACGGCAGAGCAGCATGGGATCTGGGCCGAACTCGTCCGCCGCCGCATGCCTGAGCTTCGCGAGCACGCTTGTGCGGAGTATCTCGCCGGCTTCGAAGCAATCGGTTTGCAGGAGGACTCGATTCCAAACCTTACCGAGATCAGCCAGCGCCTGGAGCCTCGAACCGGATGGAATTCCACACCGGTGAGTGGATTTCTGCCTCCGGCGGCCTTCTTCGAGATGCTGGCTGGCCGGCGATTTCCCACGACCACCTGGCTACGCGGTCGTGAGTCGCTCGAATACATCCCCCAGCCCGATATTTTTCACGATGTCTTCGGACACGTTCCCATGCATGCTCATCCGGTCTTCGCCGATTTTCTGCAACAGTATGGAAAGGTGTGCGCGGCCTTGCATGACAAGGATGCATTGGAACGCATGGGGAGGCTCTTCTGGTTTACGGTCGAGTTTGGCGTCATTCGCCAGGGCGGCCAAATCAAACTCTACGGAAGTGGTTTGATCTCTTCGCCAGGAGAATCTCAGCACGTCCTGCGGGCGTTGAATGGGAGTGGGCCAGAGATCCGGGATTTTAACCTGGATCAGGTGCTGAACCAGAAGTTTCTTGTCTCTGAAATGCAGAAGGTGCTCTACGCAGTCGACTCGTTCGAGCAGATCTATGATGCTGCCCGTGAGGCCGAACGCCGTCTATAG
- the hppD gene encoding 4-hydroxyphenylpyruvate dioxygenase, with amino-acid sequence MSSMLLHPEVQTPKGFLPITGTDYIELYVGNARQSAYFYRAALGMCLVAWAGPETGLHDRASYVLQQGNIRLVLTTPLRPDGGMAEHIRRHGDGVRDIAMCVTDAKLAWREATKRGARSVHECHTLEDHCGRVKVASVAAYGDTIHTFVERENYTGPFLPGYESTDEDHAARPVGLTRIDHISGNVGWNELHRWVDFYRDTLGFSLYPKSGEAGPAGYLSFKAQVVSSAEGRILFPLKEPAEGRDRSRIEQYLESYHGPGVENIALATGDMLGTVAKLRQQGVQFSSVPSSYYRQLRARVGNLDEPLEELERLGILVDRDDDGYLLQAFTRPVEDRPTLFFQIIQRKGSRGFGEGNHKALAEAIAAEKRFLRYR; translated from the coding sequence ATGTCGTCTATGCTTTTGCATCCGGAAGTCCAAACCCCTAAGGGCTTTCTCCCCATCACTGGTACGGATTACATCGAGTTGTATGTCGGGAATGCCCGCCAATCCGCATACTTCTACCGCGCCGCCCTCGGCATGTGTCTGGTCGCCTGGGCGGGGCCGGAAACCGGCCTCCATGACCGCGCTTCTTACGTTCTGCAGCAAGGCAATATACGCCTGGTTCTTACCACGCCACTCCGCCCCGATGGGGGAATGGCTGAACACATTCGCCGTCATGGCGACGGGGTACGCGACATCGCCATGTGCGTCACCGATGCGAAACTCGCCTGGCGGGAAGCCACCAAACGCGGTGCCCGGAGCGTTCACGAGTGTCATACGCTTGAAGACCATTGCGGTCGTGTCAAAGTCGCCTCGGTTGCGGCCTATGGCGACACTATCCATACGTTCGTGGAGCGGGAAAACTACACTGGGCCATTTCTCCCCGGCTATGAATCGACCGACGAAGATCATGCGGCGCGTCCGGTCGGCCTAACCCGAATCGACCATATTTCCGGGAATGTGGGCTGGAATGAGCTCCATCGGTGGGTCGATTTCTACCGCGACACCCTCGGTTTTTCGTTATATCCGAAGTCCGGAGAGGCCGGGCCGGCGGGATACCTTTCGTTCAAGGCACAAGTTGTCAGCAGCGCAGAAGGAAGGATCCTCTTTCCTCTTAAAGAACCGGCGGAGGGGCGGGATCGCTCCCGGATCGAGCAATATCTCGAGTCCTATCACGGTCCGGGAGTCGAGAACATCGCCCTGGCAACCGGGGACATGCTCGGCACCGTGGCGAAATTGCGCCAGCAGGGGGTGCAATTCAGCAGTGTCCCGTCGAGCTACTATCGACAGCTCCGGGCAAGAGTCGGCAACCTCGACGAGCCCCTGGAAGAGCTCGAAAGATTGGGGATCCTGGTCGATCGGGACGACGATGGATACTTGCTGCAAGCCTTCACTCGACCCGTTGAGGATCGTCCGACACTTTTCTTTCAGATCATTCAGCGGAAGGGCAGCCGCGGCTTCGGAGAAGGAAACCACAAAGCTCTCGCTGAGGCTATCGCGGCAGAAAAGCGATTTCTCCGCTATCGCTAG
- a CDS encoding aldo/keto reductase: MEFRQLGYSGLKVPVISYGTGTFGGANEFFKAWGSSDVKEATRLIDICLESGVNLFDTADIYSQGVSEEILGKAIEGRRNQVLISTKATFSMGDGPNDVGSSRYHLIEACEASLRRLGTDHIDIYHLHGFDALTPAEEVLSTLDTLVTSGKVRYIACSNFSGWHLMKSLSVSDRYGWARYVGHQVYYSLISREYEWELMPLGLDQKVGALIWSPLGWGRLTGKIRRGQPLPEQSRLHKTAEQGPPIDDEHLYKVVDALDEIAQETGKSVPQIALNWLLQRPTVSTVIIGARNEEQLRANLAATGWNLTAEQVAKLDKASEVKRIYPYWHQEQFVNRNPLPV, translated from the coding sequence ATGGAATTCAGACAGCTCGGATATTCAGGCCTCAAAGTGCCTGTCATCAGCTACGGAACGGGCACCTTCGGGGGCGCCAACGAGTTTTTCAAAGCCTGGGGCTCAAGCGATGTTAAAGAGGCAACCCGCCTCATCGACATATGCCTGGAGTCAGGCGTCAACCTCTTCGATACCGCCGATATCTACTCACAAGGAGTATCTGAGGAGATACTGGGCAAAGCAATCGAAGGTCGCCGTAATCAGGTTTTGATCTCAACCAAGGCCACGTTCTCGATGGGCGATGGTCCCAATGATGTGGGCTCATCACGCTATCACCTGATCGAGGCCTGTGAGGCGAGCCTCCGCCGCCTGGGCACCGATCATATCGACATCTATCACCTGCACGGCTTTGACGCATTGACTCCGGCCGAGGAAGTTCTTAGCACACTGGACACCCTGGTAACGAGCGGCAAGGTGCGCTACATCGCGTGCTCTAACTTTTCTGGCTGGCACCTTATGAAGTCGCTCTCCGTCTCTGATCGCTACGGCTGGGCCAGGTATGTCGGTCACCAGGTGTACTACTCCCTGATCAGCCGCGAATACGAATGGGAGCTCATGCCGCTGGGGCTTGATCAGAAAGTAGGAGCGCTGATCTGGAGCCCGCTGGGCTGGGGGCGTCTGACCGGCAAGATCCGTCGCGGGCAACCGCTTCCGGAGCAAAGCCGCCTTCACAAGACCGCAGAGCAGGGGCCTCCGATCGACGATGAGCATTTGTATAAGGTTGTTGATGCACTCGATGAAATTGCGCAAGAGACCGGAAAATCGGTTCCCCAGATAGCTTTGAACTGGCTACTGCAGCGTCCAACAGTGTCAACCGTAATCATTGGAGCTCGAAACGAAGAGCAGCTTCGTGCGAACCTTGCTGCGACGGGCTGGAACCTGACCGCGGAGCAGGTTGCGAAGCTCGATAAGGCAAGCGAGGTCAAGCGCATTTATCCCTATTGGCACCAGGAACAGTTCGTCAACCGGAATCCGCTGCCAGTCTAG
- a CDS encoding HdeD family acid-resistance protein has translation MNDTALSQPLKTASGWGIAFAILIIIAGILAISLPLASGIGITIVVGWLLVFSGIFHIADAFHAKGAGSFFWRLLVGIVFIIGGLDLAFVPLRGLFTLTFVLAIILLVQGVIGIVSFFRHRGMTGAPWILINGLITLFLGLLIWWDGPGAAVWVIGTLVGVNLIFSGISRLMIWGAVRKSLTA, from the coding sequence ATGAACGATACAGCTCTAAGTCAGCCTTTGAAGACGGCCAGCGGATGGGGGATCGCCTTCGCCATCCTGATCATCATTGCGGGCATCCTGGCGATTAGCTTGCCTTTGGCTTCGGGAATCGGGATTACCATCGTCGTTGGCTGGCTGCTGGTTTTCAGCGGTATCTTTCATATCGCCGATGCCTTTCACGCCAAGGGCGCGGGATCGTTCTTTTGGCGCCTGCTGGTCGGCATCGTCTTTATCATAGGCGGTCTCGATCTGGCGTTTGTTCCGCTTCGCGGCCTCTTCACCTTGACCTTCGTTCTTGCCATCATTCTGCTGGTACAAGGTGTGATTGGTATCGTCTCTTTCTTCCGCCACCGCGGCATGACCGGCGCCCCATGGATCTTGATCAATGGCCTGATTACTCTCTTCCTCGGCTTGTTGATCTGGTGGGACGGTCCCGGCGCTGCCGTTTGGGTCATCGGCACCCTGGTCGGAGTGAACCTGATCTTCAGCGGTATTTCTCGTCTCATGATCTGGGGAGCAGTGCGAAAATCGCTGACCGCGTAG
- a CDS encoding 2-oxoacid:ferredoxin oxidoreductase subunit beta gives MSEVASVSKSPAPLPPPAPKTNRLGLQVIDYRGGKTTLCAGCGHNAISERIIDAMYEMGVQPERVLKLSGIGCSSKSPAYFMGRAHSFNSVHGRMPSVATGALLANHTMTALGVSGDGDTASIGVGQFIHLMRRNLPLIYIIEDNGVYGLTKGQFSATADIGSKLKTGVVNDLPAIDTCTLAIQLGATFVGRSFSGDKKQLLAMLKAAIAHKGTVMLDVISPCVTFNDHEGSTKSYKYMQEHEEAITEVGFVPHFEDIAVEYDPGTTYDVEMHDGSHLRLRKLHEDYQPSSRVSAVKALMESHERGEVLTGIFYIDPKKPNFIDLLNVVDEPLGQLAQERVRPGKAVLDEIMARLR, from the coding sequence ATGTCTGAAGTTGCATCAGTTTCCAAGAGCCCAGCCCCCCTGCCGCCACCGGCGCCGAAGACCAATCGTCTTGGCCTTCAGGTAATCGATTATCGCGGCGGCAAGACGACCCTTTGTGCGGGCTGCGGCCATAACGCCATCTCCGAGCGCATCATCGACGCAATGTACGAGATGGGCGTACAACCGGAACGGGTGCTGAAGCTTTCCGGCATCGGCTGTTCCTCCAAGAGTCCGGCCTACTTCATGGGCCGCGCGCACAGCTTCAACAGTGTGCATGGGCGCATGCCGTCAGTCGCGACGGGCGCGTTGCTCGCCAATCACACCATGACCGCGCTTGGAGTCAGCGGCGATGGCGATACTGCCTCGATCGGAGTCGGGCAGTTCATCCACCTGATGCGCCGCAATCTGCCGTTGATCTACATTATCGAAGATAACGGCGTCTACGGTCTCACCAAGGGCCAATTCTCGGCGACTGCCGATATCGGCTCCAAGCTGAAGACTGGCGTGGTCAACGATCTCCCGGCAATTGACACCTGCACCTTGGCGATTCAACTCGGTGCTACGTTTGTCGGAAGGTCCTTCTCGGGCGACAAGAAACAGCTGCTGGCGATGTTGAAGGCGGCCATTGCGCATAAAGGGACGGTGATGCTCGATGTCATATCGCCTTGCGTGACCTTCAATGATCATGAGGGATCGACCAAGAGCTACAAGTACATGCAAGAGCATGAAGAGGCGATCACTGAAGTTGGCTTCGTGCCTCATTTCGAGGACATTGCCGTGGAGTATGATCCGGGCACGACCTACGATGTCGAGATGCATGACGGCTCTCATTTGCGGCTGCGCAAGCTGCATGAGGACTATCAGCCATCGAGCCGGGTTTCGGCAGTCAAGGCGCTTATGGAGTCGCACGAGCGCGGTGAAGTGCTGACTGGTATCTTCTATATCGATCCCAAAAAGCCTAATTTCATTGACCTGCTCAATGTAGTCGATGAACCGCTGGGGCAATTGGCGCAAGAGCGGGTTCGCCCCGGCAAGGCAGTGCTGGACGAGATTATGGCGCGGCTTAGATAA
- a CDS encoding 2-oxoacid:acceptor oxidoreductase subunit alpha gives MATGDIAGELTLASNSTANVQGSPETAVSSPAKRIVNDFSIQVATVNGSGSQSANNVLLKSIFGMGIPVSGKNLFPSNIAGLPTWYTIRASKHGYVARKKEIDILVAMNPETAKEDILSLPSGAAAIYEESQNLAQYREDVLCYPVPFDKLTAAACPEAKLRKLVKNMIYVGVVAKLIEMDLTVVEAALRRQFSKKQKAADLNWNAVKAGYDYATESLTKHDPFVLERMHATEGKIIIDGNAAAALGCMFAGVTVVTWYPITPSSSLVEQLIDFMKKYRVEPDGKATFAIVQAEDELAAVGMVLGAGWAGARSMTATSGPGISLMAEFAGLGYFAEVPGVIFDVQRVGPSTGLPTRTAQADLLSIAFLSHGDTKQVILLPGSVGECYEFAYAAFDLAEQLQTPVFVLSDLDIGMNNWMSEPFAYPDKPLNRGKVLSAADLDRLGGFARYKDVDGDAIGYRTLPGTQHPQAAYFTRGSGHNEKAQYTERPDDYQNLMERLNRKFETARTLVPKPVVAQTGRSKVGLIAFGSSDFAVIESRDQLKKEYGVETDYLRIRAYPFTREVHDFIASHERVYVIEQNRDAQMQSLLKLDLPASEITKLRSVRHFNGLPMDARSVTDELILQERI, from the coding sequence ATGGCGACAGGAGATATAGCCGGAGAACTTACCCTGGCAAGCAACTCAACAGCGAACGTCCAGGGAAGTCCGGAAACCGCGGTGTCCAGCCCCGCGAAGCGTATCGTTAATGATTTCAGTATCCAGGTTGCCACGGTCAACGGATCCGGTTCGCAGTCGGCCAATAATGTTCTACTGAAGAGCATCTTTGGCATGGGGATTCCAGTCAGCGGCAAGAACCTTTTTCCGTCGAACATCGCCGGGCTGCCGACGTGGTACACCATTCGCGCCAGCAAGCATGGCTACGTCGCCCGCAAGAAGGAGATTGACATCCTGGTGGCGATGAACCCGGAGACGGCCAAGGAGGACATTCTCTCGCTGCCGTCGGGCGCCGCCGCGATCTATGAAGAGAGCCAGAACCTGGCCCAGTATCGCGAGGATGTGCTTTGCTACCCGGTGCCGTTTGACAAGCTGACCGCCGCTGCCTGTCCCGAGGCCAAGCTGCGGAAGCTGGTCAAAAACATGATCTATGTCGGAGTCGTCGCCAAGCTCATCGAGATGGACCTGACGGTCGTCGAAGCAGCGCTGCGTCGCCAGTTCTCAAAGAAGCAAAAGGCGGCCGACTTGAACTGGAATGCGGTCAAGGCTGGGTACGACTATGCCACTGAATCGCTCACCAAGCATGACCCGTTTGTGCTCGAGCGCATGCACGCTACCGAGGGCAAGATCATCATCGATGGCAATGCGGCTGCCGCGCTGGGTTGCATGTTTGCGGGAGTGACGGTGGTGACCTGGTACCCGATCACCCCATCGTCCTCGCTGGTCGAGCAGTTGATTGATTTCATGAAGAAGTATCGGGTTGAGCCGGATGGCAAGGCGACGTTCGCTATCGTCCAGGCGGAAGACGAACTCGCTGCCGTCGGGATGGTGCTGGGGGCTGGATGGGCAGGGGCGCGTTCCATGACGGCTACCTCGGGGCCGGGTATTTCGCTCATGGCCGAGTTTGCCGGCCTAGGATATTTTGCCGAGGTGCCGGGCGTGATCTTTGACGTCCAGCGTGTCGGGCCGTCTACTGGTCTGCCGACTCGCACCGCTCAGGCCGACCTGCTCTCGATCGCCTTCTTATCTCATGGAGATACCAAGCAGGTCATTCTGTTGCCGGGCAGCGTCGGGGAATGCTACGAGTTTGCTTATGCCGCCTTCGACCTGGCTGAGCAATTGCAGACACCCGTCTTCGTCCTCTCTGACCTCGATATCGGCATGAACAACTGGATGTCGGAACCGTTTGCTTATCCAGACAAGCCTTTGAATCGCGGCAAGGTGCTCAGTGCCGCCGACCTTGATCGTCTGGGTGGGTTTGCCCGCTACAAAGACGTGGATGGCGATGCGATCGGTTACCGGACCCTGCCCGGGACCCAACATCCTCAAGCCGCCTATTTCACCCGCGGCAGCGGACACAACGAGAAGGCGCAATATACAGAGCGGCCGGATGATTATCAGAACCTGATGGAGCGTCTGAATCGCAAGTTCGAGACTGCGCGCACGCTGGTACCCAAGCCGGTCGTGGCGCAGACTGGTCGTTCCAAGGTAGGTTTGATTGCTTTTGGCAGCTCCGATTTCGCCGTGATCGAGAGCCGCGACCAGTTGAAGAAGGAGTATGGCGTCGAAACGGACTACCTGCGAATTCGTGCGTATCCATTTACTCGCGAAGTGCATGACTTCATTGCTTCGCATGAGCGGGTGTATGTGATCGAACAGAACCGGGACGCGCAGATGCAGAGCCTGCTGAAACTGGACCTCCCAGCTTCGGAAATTACGAAACTTCGCAGCGTCCGGCACTTCAATGGGCTGCCGATGGATGCCCGGTCAGTGACCGATGAGTTGATCCTGCAGGAAAGGATCTGA
- a CDS encoding dihydrodipicolinate synthase family protein yields the protein MLLEGIFAAITTPFYPDGRLYLRKLEHNVDRYSRSPLSGMVVLGSTGEAVMLGDDESREVLKTAREAAAAEKVLLAGVGRESVAETLKLARFAADQRYDAVLVRTPNFYTPQMGDAAILNYYRMVADASELPVVLYNIPKFTKYNLSVEIVVELASHPNIIGLKDSSGSLDRIAAVVAATRSAPRRKVTVTEVFAAVTARMFEAQSALGAMSSTFVSAEMLGGGGALAMAPPAPTIKTRTKEVGFQVLSGSPDFLFESLEAGAAGGILALAAFAPQACEEIYTAWKDKDPELAQEKQERIRRASLRVAGELGIPGIKFACDLNGYYGGPPRMPLLPLTADLKAEITEITATLKN from the coding sequence ATGTTGCTCGAAGGCATTTTCGCCGCAATCACCACTCCGTTTTATCCAGATGGGCGTCTGTATCTGCGCAAGCTCGAGCATAACGTGGACCGTTACTCGCGCAGTCCACTCTCGGGCATGGTTGTACTCGGCTCGACTGGCGAGGCGGTTATGCTAGGCGACGATGAATCCCGTGAAGTCTTAAAGACGGCTCGGGAAGCAGCCGCCGCGGAGAAGGTGCTGCTTGCCGGAGTCGGCCGCGAGAGCGTCGCTGAAACGCTCAAATTGGCGAGGTTTGCGGCAGATCAGCGTTACGATGCCGTGCTGGTGCGGACGCCCAACTTCTATACTCCGCAGATGGGCGACGCGGCCATTCTGAACTACTACCGGATGGTTGCGGACGCCTCTGAACTCCCGGTCGTTCTCTATAACATTCCCAAGTTCACGAAGTATAACTTGTCGGTCGAGATAGTCGTCGAGTTAGCTTCACACCCTAACATCATCGGCTTGAAAGATTCCAGCGGCAGCCTTGACCGAATTGCGGCGGTGGTGGCTGCAACCCGGTCTGCTCCCCGGCGCAAGGTGACGGTGACGGAGGTATTTGCGGCTGTCACGGCGCGTATGTTCGAGGCGCAGTCCGCGCTTGGTGCGATGTCCTCGACCTTTGTTTCGGCTGAAATGCTCGGCGGTGGGGGAGCCCTGGCGATGGCTCCCCCAGCACCGACGATCAAGACGCGGACAAAGGAGGTGGGTTTCCAGGTGCTCAGTGGTTCGCCGGATTTCCTCTTTGAGTCTCTCGAAGCTGGCGCGGCGGGCGGAATCCTGGCCCTGGCGGCCTTCGCTCCCCAGGCTTGCGAGGAGATCTACACTGCCTGGAAGGATAAGGATCCAGAGCTCGCTCAGGAGAAACAGGAGCGGATTCGGCGGGCCTCACTGCGAGTTGCCGGAGAGCTGGGAATCCCCGGCATCAAGTTTGCCTGCGATCTGAACGGGTATTATGGCGGTCCGCCGCGGATGCCGCTGCTTCCGCTGACGGCCGATCTGAAGGCCGAAATTACTGAGATTACGGCGACGCTCAAGAATTAG
- a CDS encoding tetratricopeptide repeat protein: MTLFSISTRDAAILAVLAVAGLVCGAQDQPTSAPANAPASPSTQQPGNADLDQGLSYLKANQPEKALASFQTILQQDPDNASANLLAASAALNLYLGDVAVTYAEKARQLAPDDWRVDTTLVTAYAAAGKTQQRDAVRAKLIALHASPNAPDAMKANGFLLDLFKVGKYRVEVVQYFQPVGKFHTYYRFLVRSQGGKRLWEYDLQSDDFAQKSWAEAHPQEAAAGGRQFSLESDTGDTHSEYRLFSGDPGYDLVRSVVVNLLQSRATPFPAEMPKPAVAVQ, translated from the coding sequence ATGACACTTTTTTCTATCTCAACGCGAGACGCGGCGATCTTGGCGGTCTTGGCAGTAGCAGGTCTCGTTTGCGGCGCTCAGGACCAGCCCACTTCGGCACCAGCTAACGCGCCCGCGAGCCCGTCCACTCAGCAGCCGGGCAACGCCGATCTGGATCAAGGACTGAGCTATCTGAAGGCAAACCAGCCGGAGAAGGCGCTGGCCTCATTCCAAACCATACTTCAACAGGATCCAGACAATGCAAGCGCGAATCTGTTGGCGGCTTCGGCAGCCCTCAACCTCTACCTGGGAGATGTTGCCGTCACTTATGCGGAGAAGGCGCGTCAGCTCGCGCCCGACGACTGGCGGGTCGATACCACCCTGGTAACCGCTTATGCGGCGGCTGGAAAGACTCAGCAGCGGGATGCGGTGCGGGCCAAATTGATAGCGCTTCATGCCAGCCCCAATGCACCCGATGCCATGAAAGCGAATGGGTTTCTTCTCGACCTCTTTAAAGTAGGGAAGTACAGGGTGGAGGTCGTCCAATACTTTCAACCCGTCGGCAAGTTCCACACCTATTACCGCTTTCTGGTTCGGAGCCAGGGGGGAAAACGTCTGTGGGAGTATGATCTCCAATCGGATGATTTCGCGCAGAAGTCATGGGCTGAGGCACATCCGCAAGAGGCGGCGGCCGGCGGGCGGCAGTTCTCGCTGGAGTCGGACACCGGCGATACCCACAGCGAATATCGCCTGTTTAGTGGAGATCCGGGCTATGACCTGGTGCGCTCGGTCGTGGTGAACTTATTGCAATCGCGGGCCACACCCTTTCCCGCTGAGATGCCCAAGCCGGCGGTCGCCGTACAATAA